In Archocentrus centrarchus isolate MPI-CPG fArcCen1 unplaced genomic scaffold, fArcCen1 scaffold_37_ctg1, whole genome shotgun sequence, the following proteins share a genomic window:
- the LOC115776797 gene encoding nidogen-1-like, whose product MKPGFWSYLCVGWCLLGVSALTRALKLGELFEFGEEAGDLQLPPGSDSTAELPLSGSLLFFEEKYDKVYINTNGFVAVVKPPAEEEYLGKMPSQSKMIAVLLGDLDNSDGQGKVYFRQDSSPNVLGQAANHIRQAFPEGNVEEPTSTFIVTWENMAAQGTSGRGDQLDTKRITFQLVVASTKSSSWAILLYPRDGLQFISTSIGGDRKLLEAGFNEGLVTGFFWNRQGLYFRITTDEETSISELTKKTNAAHTGVWVYKIGSSPFFLEITPGTVSSAGENEGATEPPVTMLPRQTDHLGVDFLTYTTQMMKTTETVPEEKLENPSEIPKDYQTTYSEADTITPGTTTLKTQEPLYHVEPEKFDQERPESETVAPASTSAERIQQRYPDQPESRSPEQSDPDQNETRYTTSETLQSRHIIPTPSEARYSPDEPRYSTPDPVQPRYSEPEPVQPVPPHSAPQHPQIVVVDEDQDLDVNVFAYNLEMCAHNRHKCSAFAYCRDYSRGYCCHCRPGFYGNGKDCVAEGKPQRMNGKVNGQVYVGNLPSPVRLSNNDLHSYVVANDGRAYVAISNIPNSVGPSLQLLSSLGGIIGWAFALEQPSYENGFSLIGGVFSRQAEVIFQPGNERLSIKQEFKGIDEHDHLVMSTDLDGRLPAVPFGSTVQIDPYKEIYHYDRNLITSSSSRNYTVTSPDGNVQTRRCQWRQTITFQSCPHDESEWAGAALTTQQLSVDQIFVMFDADNHLIRYAMSNKIGPIHSSFLEQNPCFTGRHGCDINAVCRPSEGLRFSCECTAGFTGDGRYCHDIDECRETPLVCGPNAVCSNQPGTFHCECSTGFVFASDGRTCIEENHPVDHCQRGTHDCDVPERALCSHTRGSAYICSCLAGFVGDGRLCRDIDECQQQDRCHAEAFCSNTQGSYACQCRPGFHGDGFRCSPVSSEREKTQCQQQRESAIASAGSGIFSSFRPRPVVGQYIPQCDEHGAYKPTQCHQSIEQCWCVDANGHEIPNTRTGPHSSPPLCINQAVTPTPLGPTPRLDIHPITPGTHLLFAQSGKIEHVPLDGYIIKKEEAKPLLHIPDRVVIAVAYDCLDKMVYWTDITGPAISKANLSGGDIIPVVTTELQSPEGIAIDHVARLLFWTDSMRDTIEVSKLDGSHRSVLFDTDLINPRPIITNPSYGRLYWADWNRDGPKIEMSNMDGTERIVLVKDNLALPNGLTFDYENQQLCWADAGTRKVECMDPHRQLRRNIVEGIQYPFALVSFGRNLYYTDWRREAVVAVDRHLERETEEFLPQKRSRLYGIATTATQCPQVYNYCADNGGCSHLCLPRLGGFTCRCPDTSEGQCVERNL is encoded by the exons ATTAACACCAATGGGTTTGTGGCTGTTGTTAAGCCTCCAGCTGAGGAGGAATACCTGGGGAAGATGCCCAGTCAATCTAAAATGATTGCGGTGCTCCTTGGAGACCTGGACAACAGCGATGGACAAGGGAAAGTCTACTTCAGGCAGGACAGCAGCCCAAATGTGCTGGGTCAAGCCGCTAACCACATCAGGCAGGCTTTTCCAGAAGGTAATGTAGAGGAGCCCACCAGCACCTTCATTGTCACTTGGGAGAACATGGCTGCCCAGGGGACATCTGGACGGGGAGACCAACTGGACACTAAG AGAATTACCTTCCAGCTAGTTGTGGCCTCCACAAAGTCATCTTCTTGGGCCATCCTTTTGTACCCCAGAGACGGCCTACAGTTCATCTCCACATCAATAGGTGGAGATAGAAAGCTGCTTGAGGCTGGCTTCAATGAAGGTCTTGTTACGGGCTTCTTCTGGAATAGACAGGGGTTGTATTTCCGCATTACCACTGATGAAGAGACCTCTATCAGCGAACTTACCAA AAAGACGAATGCAGCACACACTGGAGTTTGGGTGTACAAGATTGGATCCTCCCCATTCTTCCTTGAGATCACACCAGGGACAGTTTCTAGTGCTGGTGAAAATGAGGGTGCTACAGAGCCGCCTGTGACCATGTTACCCAGGCAGACTGATCACCTCGGGGTAGACTTCTTGACCTACACAACCCAGATGATGAAGACAACTGAAACAGTACCAGAAGAAAAGCTGGAGAATCCATCTGAGATCCCAAAGGACTACCAAACCACTTATTCAGAAGCTGATACCATCACACCAGGAACCACAACGCTGAAAACCCAGGAGCCCCTCTACCATGTGGAACCTGAAAAGTTTGACCAAGAACGCCCAGAATCAGAGACTGTTGCGCCAGCATCCACCAGCGCTGAAAGAATTCAACAAAGATATCCAGATCAACCTGAATCCAGATCCCCTGAACAATCTGATCCTGACCAAAATGAGACCAGATACACCACCTCTGAGACTTTGCAATCAAGACACATCATTCCTACACCCAGTGAAGCCAGATACTCTCCAGATGAGCCAAGGTACTCTACCCCAGACCCAGTCCAACCAAGGTACTCTGAACCCGAACCTGTCCAACCAGTTCCACCACATTCAGCTCCACAGCATCCTCAGATTGTTGTAGTGGATGAAGATCAAGACTTGGATGTGAATG TGTTTGCTTACAATTTGGAGATGTGTGCCCACAACAGGCACAAATGCTCAGCTTTTGCTTACTGTCGGGATTACAGCAGGGGGTACTGCTGCCACTGTAGGCCTGGTTTCTATGGTAATGGGAAGGACTGTGTTGCAGAAG GTAAACCTCagaggatgaatggaaaggtgaaTGGCCAAGTGTATGTGGGGAACTTGCCTTCACCAGTAAGGCTCAGTAACAACGATTTGCACTCATACGTGGTAGCCAATGATGGACGGGCCTATGTGGCCATCAGCAACATCCCCAACAGTGTGGGACCCtccctgcagcttctctcctcatTGGGGGGGATCATCGGCTGGGCCTTTGCCCTGGAACAACCTAGCTATGAGAACGGCTTCAGTCTCATTG GTGGAGTGTTTTCCCGGCAGGCTGAGGTGATCTTCCAGCCAGGTAACGAGCGTCTAAGCATCAAGCAAGAATTTAAAGGTATCGATGAACATGACCACCTGGTAATGAGCACAGACCTGGATGGACGCCTGCCTGCTGTCCCATTTGGCTCTACTGTCCAGATCGACCCATACAAAGAGATTTACCACTACGACAGAAACT TGATCACTTCCTCCTCCAGCCGCAACTACACTGTCACCTCTCCTGACGGAAATGTCCAGACAAGACGTTGCCAGTGGCGTCAGACCATCACCTTTCAGAGCTGCCCACATGATGAGTCTGAGTGGGCTGGGGCAGCGCTGACCACCCAGCAGCTCAGTGTAGACCAAATCTTTGTCATGTTTGACGCTGACAACCATCTTATCCGCTACGCCATGAGCAACAAGATTGGCCCCATCCATA GCAGTTTTCTGGAGCAGAATCCATGTTTCACCGGTCGCCATGGCTGCGATATCAACGCTGTGTGTAGACCCAGCGAGGGGCTCCGATTCAGCTGTGAATGTACAGCTGGTTTCACTGGAGATGGACGATACTGCCACG ATATTGACGAGTGCCGGGAGACTCCTTTGGTGTGTGGACCCAATGCCGTCTGCAGTAATCAGCCTGGAACTTTCCACTGTGAGTGCTCCACTGGCTTTGTGTTCGCCAGTGATGGAAGGACATGCATTG AGGAGAACCATCCAGTAGATCACTGCCAGAGAGGAACTCATGACTGCGATGTTCCAGAGAGAGCGTTATGCAGCCACACCAGAGGCTCAGCCTACATCTGCTCCTGCCTGGCAGGATTTGTGGGTGATGGCCGGCTGTGTCGGG ACATAGACGAGTGTCAGCAGCAGGATCGATGTCACGCTGAAGCCTTCTGCTCCAACACACAGGGCTCCTACGCCTGTCAGTGTCGTCCTGGTTTTCACGGAGATGGCTTCCGCTGCAGTCCTGTGTCCTCAG AGCGTGAGAAGACCCAGTGTCAGCAGCAACGAGAAAGTGCTATTGCCAGTGCTGGTTCTGGCATCTTCTCTTCATTCCGTCCTCGTCCAGTTGTCGGTCAATACATTCCCCAGTGTGATGAGCACGGAGCCTACAAACCCACACAGTGCCATCAAAGCATTGAGCAGTGCTGGTGTGTGGACGCCAATGGGCACGAGATCCCTAACACCCGCACAGGACCTCACAGTAGCCCTCCTCTGT GTATCAATCAGGCAGTTACTCCCACTCCCCTGGGTCCGACTCCACGACTTGACATCCACCCCATCACTCCTGGAACGCATCTGCTGTTCGCGCAAAGTGGGAAGATTGAACACGTGCCACTTGATGGATACATTATTAAGAAGGAGGAGGCCAAACCTCTGCTCCACATCCCT gaCCGAGTAGTGATTGCTGTGGCCTATGACTGTTTGGACAAGATGGTGTACTGGACCGACATCACCGGACCAGCAATCAGCAAGGCCAACCTTAGTGGAGGAGACATCATCCCAGTTGTCACTACAG agctgcagagtcCTGAAGGTATTGCAATTGACCACGTAGCCCGCCTTCTCTTCTGGACCGACTCCATGCGAGACACCATAGAGGTCTCCAAGCTGGATGGCAGTCACCGCAGCGTCCTGTTTGACACTGACCTGATTAACCCTCGACCCATCATCACCAACCCATCATATGG GCGGCTGTACTgggcagactggaacagagacGGGCCTAAAATTGAGATGTCCAATATGGATGGGACGGAGCGCATTGTTCTGGTCAAAGACAACCTGGCACTTCCCAACGGTCTGACCTTTGACTACGAAAACCAACAGCTGTGCTGGGCTGATGCAG GGACACGGAAGGTGGAGTGTATGGATCCTCATCGCCAGCTGAGGCGGAATATCGTTGAAGGAATCCAGTATCCATTCGCCCTGGTTTCCTTCGGAAGAAACTTGTATTACACTGACTGGAGGAG GGAGGCTGTGGTGGCTGTGGACCGTCActtggagagagagacagaagagttTCTGCCCCAGAAACGATCTCGGCTGTATGGCATTGCCACAACAGCAACACAGTGTCCACAAG